In Prionailurus viverrinus isolate Anna chromosome F2, UM_Priviv_1.0, whole genome shotgun sequence, the sequence ttattttttcttccagcttAGTCACTAATCCTGGTTTCCAGTACAGCAACCCTATTCCCTAATGCTGGAAACTCTTTTCAATGCCTGCTTCTTAAAAGTCCCCTGATTCCTTGCCCTGCCCCTTTAAGCCTTctattgcttttgcttttttgctcCTGACTGAGGTAGAATAGCAAGAACAgtttttacttacttacttacttatttatttatttatttattcattcattcattcattcattcattccctacacccaacgtgggcctcaatctcatgaccccaagatcaagagttgcatagcTCTAAGCTAGCCAGGTgatcccttttcttcttcttctccttctccttttagTGTTCTAACACAAATGCTTTATGGAAggattgaaaaatacaaaagaatgagagagggaagaTCTgtataattaaaaggaaattccCAATTGCTTTTTGAAAAACTGTTTCGAGAGGCAGTGGACACTATTGTGCTTTGGTGTTGAGGAGGACAATGACAACACATGGCAGGTGTTGCTCTGGAGGTCCTGGAAGAGAGACCCTGAGGCTGCATGAGAGCTTTGGTTCAGTGGATATTTTATGGTCTGTCTGACAAAGTGTTAGAGGAGATAGTTGTATTGTAATGGTGCCTTGAGTAGAAGAAACTTATTTTCATggatttaaacatttatattccTTTGAGAACTCAGGCATAGGCAGATGGAACTTCCCCAGAAAGCAATTACTAGACAGtgtttttcctgcttttattCACTTCCCAGAAGGAAGTGGTATGCTCTTCTGAAGACATGCCCCAGGCCTGGCACCAGAAAGTAGCCTGAGCCACTGGCCATAAATTTAACCACttgtaagcattttaaaatactgtaccATTTTTGGTTATTAACTTGAGGTTTTTGGACCctcagagcagtggttcttaaactgtTTGGTTTCCAGGCCCCTTTATCATAAAAGTTATGGAGAACACTGGAGAGCTTTAGTTTCTGTGGGCTGTATCTATCAACAGTTaccaaattagaaattaaaactgagaaaaatttgAAACACGCAAATACGTAAGCCCACACCTCATTAACTGTCAGAGTGATGGAGCCATCACATGTCctgtagcctctggaaaactctggTGTATCCTTGAGAGAGAATAGGAGTGAAAACCAATTAACATTGTAGTATTACTATGAAAGTAGCTTTGACTTTGTGGACCCCCTGAGAGTGTCTTGGGGAAGCCCAGGGATTCTTAGACCACGCTTTGAGAACTGTTGCCCTTAGTGGCCTATGAATAGCATTCAGGAGATTTGagatcctagaggagaaaaattattatatctttattttcactaatttCCAACAGAAACATtacttcctttcatttctagTGTAGGGATAAACCACAGCAATTGATCAGGAGTGCCTGTGACTTTGTTACCAATAGAAATCACAGGTATGTTCATAGCATATCAAGTTATTGTAGATATCTTAAAAATAACTTATGCTCATAATTACTTTGAAATTATTGTAGTTATTAGACCTGCTTCTAGATATTGTTAATGTGCTAAAAAAGGCACCCACactaatgttttataatttaaaaataatttgataaatatatttcaatataatcaATTTCCTTTGCAATCCTATGTCTTGTATGCACTTAAGGACATTAGGTTAAGACCTCTTTAGTATTTCAAGGGCCTGAGAAGGACTCCGGTGTGTTGTCCTCATGGAAATTTATACCATGCATTGGTTGGGATGTTAGTGATAAAGTGAAATCCTCAAAGATCACCAAGGAAAGTGTGCTCTAGTTGGGTAAATTCACTGTTGACAAGCAGTATGTGGCTGACACTTCATTGTCAGTTATTCCAATGTAGATTTCAGAGTTGGACTTACCAGCAGGGAATTAGATATTTGTCTGCTGGTTTGAGGAGTaatccatcttattttttcttagagAGTCAGAAATAGTCTGTTGGCTTAAAAAACTTGTTCCACTTGGATTATGGCATTATGAGATCTTGTCTGAAATGCTCTGTAACCAACTCTGAATTGTCAACACTTATAAATGAGTGTGGGGTGCTCAAAAGGATTCTAAATTAAATAACCCaaactaagaaataaattaataaaattgaggCTGTTCTTTTTACTTGTTGGAGTAAGCTTGTTGGCATTTTTCAGGGCCTGTTTCAGGGTCAAAAGTAAGAAGTGATTGTGAAGGAACATAGCCCTGATCTTTGGATCATTTGgttcatatttattctttttagatAATCTGTGAATTGTGAACCCTTTAGAGATGTTACAATGATGTTATAAGACAGAGCACTGCATTAGGACTTACTGACTTTAGTTGTTGTTCTGCCTTTAATTAGCTGTGGGATCTTGGGGAGAATGCCTCAGCCTCTATGTATCAGTGTCTTTGTTAACTGCTGCAAAGCTTCTCCAGCTCAAACATTCTATAGCAACTAGAAATTTGGGAATATGTTCATTAGTTGAAacttactgaacatctactatgaGCCAAACATTATATTAGGCACCGGGAACTCAACAGAGAACAGTacatggtccctgccttcaagtAGTCTAGAGTTTAACCAGCACATGAGGATTCATGCAGAACCCACTTTCTAGAGATAAAATACTAGAAATTCATGGTGAATTCTGTGAAGATTGTCAATTCACATTCACCTAGCATCAGCAGGGCCACTCTTGGTATTAATTGGAACCTCAGAAAGAGTGGTCCTTGTTTATCTTTCCATAATGGTCTTTCATTCACCTAACCAACCTCTATCAATGGCCTAACGTATAATGGACACTGTGGTAGACCCTAGGTCATAGGCTCCCTGCCCTGAAAAAGCTCATGGGTCAAAAAGATACAAACAACTAATTAAGGTGATAAGGCTATGAAGGCATACGTACAAGGTATTTTGCATGTACCGAGGAGGTACATTTGACCCAATCAGATATTGGTGGTTGTAGGATGTTAGGGAATGTTCCACAGAGGAGTTGGCATAAATAACTGGACCTTGAGGGTTGAGTAGCAATTTGTAAGGTAGAGAAGTGAGAGAACTGCAGTGTGATCATCGTTTGGGATCTAGCCTCGTACATCTGCCCATTTCAAATTTTGAATATCTGGGCGGGGGAGATACCATCTTTTAAATGCCTTGATATAATATTGAAAACATTGATGAGGAAATTTGGgtttttgattttgcttttggaTGTAACATCTCATTTGTAACTTTTTCTtcaatgtttgtatatatgttttttagaAAAAACACCCAGGTTAATGCCTGATAAAGGAAGCATGTATTATCCACGGGTACAACATTATCGAGAACTTCTTGACTCATTGCCAATGGATGCCTATACACATGGCTGCATTTTACATCCTGAGCTAACTGTGGACTCCATGATCCCAGCTTATGCAACCACAAGGATTCGCAGTATGTAATCCTTAAAGACTTGGAATTCTGTCTCAAGTTTCTTTTAATTCGTTTTTGAGACCTGGCACATCTCATGAAGACCTGGGCACAGGGTTGTTGAGTTTGTTGCATGGATGCTCATGTTACAGATTGATCCATGCACTAGATTAATATGTGCTTCAGCTATTCAGCTGGACTTTTATCATCTATAGGAGCTGATTTTCCAGCTCCTAGTCTTGAGGGCCACGTTTGGATAAAACTCAGAAAAGAGGcctgtggaaaagaaaagaacataacaTGTTCTAACAGACATGTGGACTAAGAATCATGAAATCTGGAAACTGCTGGGGATTAAGGGGAACTGAGTTCACATTTCTTGTCCTTAATTCTTGTTTCATTATGTGAGGGAGCCAGACTGCAGGCTGTGTAACCATTAGTCTACCTCTAAATTCAATGATTTGGGATTGATTTGAGTTGTGATAACcagctctctccttttctgaggACAGAGTATGGTCAGTGCATGGGATGTGGAGAAGGAGATGTGCTCTATGGCACATGTGACTGGGATAGGAAAGTAAGGGGAGGTGGCTGTGGTCGGACTCTGGGGATGTTTGACTAGAAACACTCAAATGCAGATCTTCTAATTCCAGAAACTACATTCTTTCCATTACATCATATCTCacctttataattcttttaatgttacTTTTCTTTCGTTTTGTACTTTTccacctttttctcctcttctttccccgtcctccttttcctcttcccactTTACCTTCttgttcctcctccttccctacataaatattcattatatGATTTGAAACAAGTGTTCTGACTATAATTCCATCATTTAgagttaatattttttcaaatgagtcTTTTGCCTTCCCTTCATATAGAAATCCattatagaaaacttgaaaggtATTGAAAGATAGAACAACTACTGAGCACTGAGCACTTCTAATGTGCTGGCCTTGCTCTGAGTGCTTTCCTGGGTGTCTCACATATAATCCTTAGCCTATGCAGCAGATGCTCTGAGAAGCATTtgagaaaactgaaattaaaactgAAGCATTTTCTTGcatttgagaaaactgaggcacagagagggtaaggcCATGGCAGAGGAAGGGGGTGAATCCCAGAGCTCGTGTTCTTACCATGGAGTTTCCCAGTTTCTCCTTGTTTCTTGTgtagaagggaggaaataacttactatttcaaaaatgattttgttCTCAGGCCAAATTGgtaacacagaatctgaactgaAAAAACTTGCTGAAGAAAACCCGGATTTACAAGAGGCATACATCGCAAAACAGAAGCGACTTAAAGTGAGTAAGCCAGGCTGTCCTTAATTGACATCCACTGTTTGTATCAAATGTTCCACTTTTGGTAAAGTATCACTATTTCTAGAACATCTTCACTTAAATATTGCAGGTCACCAGTGCATGTTACCTTTGGCTTATGCTCTGCTTTTAGAAAGAAGTTTTCTTTGTTAGATTTGATATTCAAACCTAATGACGGTTGCCTATAAAAAGGCAGGTATTGCCCATGCTGGTTGCCAAGGAAAGTTATAAAACGTAAAAAGCAAGTTCATAATATGTACTGGGAATCTGTCACTTCAGGTATTCCACTTAGCTAGacctttgacttttgttttttaataccaATAAGGCAATTGGCAAGCTTATTCTATATATACTcccctccctcatttttttttctttttatctttcacccatttcttcctcctctaacccccacctctggcaaccatcaatctgttctctgtctctgtgagcTTGGTGTTTTGTCTTGTTGTTGCTTTTAGATATCACATATAAGAGAGATcccacagtatttgtctttctctgtctgacctattttacttagcataatgcccttgaggtccatttatgttattgaaaatggcaaaatttcacttttttatgcttgaataatactgcattgtgtgtatataccacatctattcattcatccgtggatggacacttaggttgtttccatatcttggatattgtaaatgAAGTTGAAATGAACCtggggtgcatacatcttttcaagttagtgttttcattttttttttttttttggataaatacccagaagtagaattgctggatcacctGGTggttctgttcttaattttttgaggaacctctattttgttttccataatggctgtaccagtttacattcccaccacttATTACTTGcctttttgataatggccattctaatggatgtgaggtgatatcttgtggttttgatttgcatttccctgataattagtgatgttgagcatctttttatgtacctgttggccatctgtatgtcttctttggaaaagtgttcagatcctctgcacgttttaaaatcagattttttttttgttattgtgttttggaattctttatatattttgcacatTAGCCCTTATCATACGTgtaatttgcaagtattttctcccatttaatagtctgccttttcattttattgatggttttctCTGTTGTGCAGAAAATTTTTAGTTAGATGCTGTCccacttgtttacttttgcttttgtggcttttgtttttggtgtcagattcataaaattattgccaagacctatgtcaaggagTTTACCACCTATGTCTCCTTCTAGGAGCTTTCTAGTTTTAAGTCTTATGTTCAaggctttaatccattttcagttaatccattttgacttgtCTGCCTCCTAAGGAGGCCGTGGGCTTCGATTCATCAGTTACAGTCAGCCTTTCTCTCTCTAGTGATTCTTTCCTCATGGTCCAAGAACACATGCACGCTTCTCACACATTAAAAATGTAGCCAACATCAACACTCTTCGCCCTCCTCAACCTCCCATCTTCCGTCATCTTATCTTAGCTAAGGGAGCTTCTCAAAGGAAATGACTTCATACACAGCACCCGTTACTTTCCACTCTTTGAAAGAAGAGATAGAATTTTTTTGATAGAATtatctttgcctttatttttaatgaaatttattgtcaaattggtttccatacaatacccagtgctcatcccaacagttgccctcctcaatgcccaccatcCACTTCCCCTTCCctaccaccccccatcaaccctcagtttattcttttttaagagtctcttatggtttgcctaaggttttttttttccttcccctcccccatggtcttctgttaagttttcagGATCTACCTAAGactgaaaccatatggtatctttctccgtatgacttatttcacttagaataacaccctccagttccatccatgttgctacaaaaggccatatttcattctctctcattgccatatagtattccattgtatatataaaccacaatttctttatccattcatcagttgatggacatttaggctttttccacaatttggttattgttgagagtgctgctataaacgttggggtacaagtgcccctatgcatcagcactcctgtatcccttgggtaaattttggcagtgctattgctgggtcatagggtagatctagttttaattttttgaggaacctccacactgttccagagtggctgcaccagtttgcattcccaccaaaagtgcaagagttCCCGTTTCTCAGGAACCCCCTCTTCCTTAATTCTCTGCATTCCTCGTGTCTGACCCTTCAGTCCTTCATTCCTCGAAAGCTGCTGAAGTTCCATTCATTAGTTGGGGTTGAGAGGAGTCCCTTTGTGCCCCTCATATTCCTTGCCATTTCTGGTCCCACAGGGGTTGCCAGTGAGCATTGGATCTGGCCCGTGGAGTATTCTCCAAGCCAGAGTATTTTCCCTCaagtttgcttttgctttaatATTATTCTGTATCTTCTCATTGTCTCGAATAAATAGACTCCAGCTCTGGAAGAGTTTATATCTGCTTTGCTCTATATTGATTGTTTTTTTGCAGGCATCAATAAcctcttttgttatttttgctaaTTAGTCAAAGCTTCTTGACCATGACAAtgtcaaatatttgaagaaaattctTGATGAATTGGAGAAAGTCTTGGATCAGGTTGAAACTGAGttgcaaagaagaaatgaagaaactccAGGTAGGttctcatttgtggttttttttttttttttcctcttctgctggACACCAGGCTATTTATGggaatatttttagattttgcCAAAAACATCCTGtaatctgtttttattatttttattcatgggCAGTTTAAATTATCATGGCAACAATAATACTGAACTCAGCAAAACCCAGGCAACTCATGGTGTCCCAGTCTGTGTATGTGAAATGTGACTGGTGGAGGATTTTTCCGCACAATTTGAAGTTATAGCTGGGAGATTCCTACTTTTGTAGGAATTACAAATTACACATTTGTAATTACAGTAGTTCATTTCATTGAATAACCTGAGTAGTTGCTTGAATGGTccctctagtttttttttctgggcagGGACAGTACTTCCAATCTGGAGTATAAAACAGGTCCTGGCCTGTGTATATCTGCAGGTTGGCTGGTGAGCATCCGTGCATTGTACTTTGGGGCTTAAGTCCATCACCAAGCCATTGTCCAGGTACATGCACATGGACCATTTGTGCCATTCTAATTGGCAACAAAGTTGAAGACCATGTTATGTGAAAGTTGCTTCCCAATACGAACTTCTGCTTTATATAAGTAACTAGGAGCCGCAGTCACTTGAGTGACATTTCAGGCCCAATTTTATGGGTGTTTCTAAAGCTTATCTGCTGTTTTCCTAAACCAGGAAGAAAGATCTGTTGACTCCTCTGGGTTGGAGGCTCTCACTTCCTCAGAatccttttgaaaatgaaaggctTTGAGCTCAAATGGCTCTAGTTTGACCCAGGGATGTAGGTGACTGACAGATATCAAGCAAATTTCCCTTAGCTTGGGATACATTGGCATGGGCTTTGTTTTAGGATACAATTACTTGCTGAGTTTGATTGTCAAGAAAACATACCATGGCCTTCATCGTTTGCTGTACTCACACTCGCCCTCAAGACCAAGATAAAAGATGCCAGCCAGAGTCTCTTTGTACAGCACTTGCCCGTAactctctgtgtccctttctctgaTTAGAAGAGGGCCGCCAGCCTTGGCTCTGCGGAGAATCCTTCACCCTGGCAGACGTTTCACTCGCTGTCACATTGCATCGGCTGAAGTTCCTGGGGTTTGCGAGGAGAAACTGGGGAAATGGAAAGCGACCAAACTTGGAAACCTATTACGAACGTGTCttgaagagaaaaacatttaacaagGTTTTAGGACATGTCAACAATATATTAATCTCTGCAGTGCTGCCAACAGCGTTCCGGGTGGCCAAGAAAAGGGCCCCAAAAGTTCTTGGCACCACCCTTGTGGTTGGTTTGCTCGCAGGAATGGGATATTTTGCTTTTATGCTTTTCAGAAAGAGACTTGGCAGCATGATATTAGCACTTAGACCCAGACCAAATTATTTCTAGGCTTGTAGGGATCTCATGGTGGCAACTCATCCAGCTATTCAACTAGACCCTTGTCCACTCTTCCAGGCCCAGTGGAGAATGACCCTGGGCAATTAGTAAAAAGCATAATTTACTTTACTCTTTGGATAGTTTATGTGGGGAGAGGAGATAATGAAAGTGTTTTTGTGGGCTGGTAACTTTGAGGTCACTTGTTTGAAAACCTGAACTAATCCATCCTTAAAATGTGCAAGGTCAAGATAATGTAAATGTGACAGAGAATCAGACCTTCAACTCAAAATGTCAGTTCAAGTTCTGAATTATTTTGGGGGAGAAGGTTCTTACTATAAGCAGACAGTAATAGCCTGTGATTGCCCATAGCTGTTCATTTGAGACTATCTGGATGTGCTGAGTGTTGAGTAGTTAGCAACATTTTCCTGGAAATTCAGAGGTCACCTTTGTTTTAAACCAGTTCAGATAGTGGCAGGGGCACAGCAGCACGTCATATGATCACTGTTAGCTTCAGGCAGAAATAAGTAACACAAAGGGAGCAGGGAGAAGGACAAGAGGGAAAATGAAGTCTGTATAGTGAAGAGCGGTAGAAGGCAACTGCCAGGTGCCTCCAACACAATTCATGGCTGCCTGTCCCCTTAGTAAACATTACATTTGACTACTTGTGGCCATTGCCCACATATCTTCCTGTAATTGACAAACTTGGGAAGAGACTAGGGAGTTACTGGGGGAGTGGACTGGAGAAAACCCTGGGCTTTACACTCAGAGCTCCTCATCTGACCTTAgtattaattttaaatgcatatgcaTCACActcattattttaataagattAACCGCTTGTGTACTTGGGTGTGAAATGCCTACTGGAACATTTCTGCTTAGTATTTACATGATATAAAAtggctcctttcttttcctcatagTTCCCTAATTGGATGCTGCCTGAGAAATATCACTCCTATGAACTGTTTTCTCTAGTCACTGGGGGTCCTGGCTTCTACAGCCTCTTTTAGCACACAAGTGGGAGTCAGGTGAAGGTCCCTGCTAATCCCTAGCATGACACGTGGCTAGGTAGTAGGTGTTTGAATGATCTGGGAGCACTAAATATGCTTATTCTGATTTTGAAGAAGCTGGTGTGTTAAAAAACTGTTGTCTAGGCCTTGCATCTGTTTATTGTTATTAGCAGGGCCTTAAAaggttaaagagaaagaaaaagttagagagaaagagaaaagtgtaGTCTTAGCCCATTAGGggaaatgaaataagccaatagTGATGTCCACTTGTATTCTTCATGTGTGTCTAGGCATTTCAGGGGTACCTCAGTCCATCTGGAAGGGATAATCCCAGTGTGTCTCATGAACAACtatggaatcatacagtttgtGCTTAGGAAAAATTTTTCATGGTGACAGCAAGATACAGTTTCCCTGGCATTGCCCTGAAAGGAATTGGGGGGATAGTTTTAGGTCTCTGGCAGGAAGTATGTATAGAGAATGATGAGCTAAGGttcaagaaaataacaaaagcttGGATTGCCTCAGGCTGGCTCTGCAAAATAGCCAAAGAATGTACTGACTTTTTTTATTAATAGGAAACAGTCAAACTTAGGAAACAATGACTTTTGATGGTAAAATGAGTCTATAATTCCATTTCATGAATCAGTTGTTTTTAGAAAATCTTGAGGAAATGGAGGTTCCTTGTTTGCAAAAATTGATAACATCTCAGCGTAAACTTAATCCAATAATAACGAACAGACTGGCGGCTTTTAGAATGTCTTAATTTTGCCCCTCCTGTGCACTGTCATATAGAGTAGTTGGATTTGTTTGTTGCTGGGACATTCCAATCCCTATGTTCATAAAAGAGCCACAAAACTGATTATTCAGTAGTTTATAGTGTTTCAGAGATCTTTATATCACTCTGCGAGAAGCAAGAATTCAGACATGAAGAAGACAAAGTTGGATTTTTACAAAAATCTACAAAGGGTATTTATCTAT encodes:
- the GDAP1 gene encoding ganglioside-induced differentiation-associated protein 1 isoform X2 — encoded protein: MARKQDEQRGGAPLMAEGKSDAEVRLILYHWTHSFSSQKVRLVIAEKALKCEEHDVSLPLSEHNEPWFMRLNSTGEVPVLIHGENIICEATQIIDYLEQTFLDGQIGNTESELKKLAEENPDLQEAYIAKQKRLKSKLLDHDNVKYLKKILDELEKVLDQVETELQRRNEETPEEGRQPWLCGESFTLADVSLAVTLHRLKFLGFARRNWGNGKRPNLETYYERVLKRKTFNKVLGHVNNILISAVLPTAFRVAKKRAPKVLGTTLVVGLLAGMGYFAFMLFRKRLGSMILALRPRPNYF
- the GDAP1 gene encoding ganglioside-induced differentiation-associated protein 1 isoform X1, which translates into the protein MARKQDEQRGGAPLMAEGKSDAEVRLILYHWTHSFSSQKVRLVIAEKALKCEEHDVSLPLSEHNEPWFMRLNSTGEVPVLIHGENIICEATQIIDYLEQTFLDEKTPRLMPDKGSMYYPRVQHYRELLDSLPMDAYTHGCILHPELTVDSMIPAYATTRIRSQIGNTESELKKLAEENPDLQEAYIAKQKRLKSKLLDHDNVKYLKKILDELEKVLDQVETELQRRNEETPEEGRQPWLCGESFTLADVSLAVTLHRLKFLGFARRNWGNGKRPNLETYYERVLKRKTFNKVLGHVNNILISAVLPTAFRVAKKRAPKVLGTTLVVGLLAGMGYFAFMLFRKRLGSMILALRPRPNYF